In a genomic window of Lycium ferocissimum isolate CSIRO_LF1 chromosome 9, AGI_CSIRO_Lferr_CH_V1, whole genome shotgun sequence:
- the LOC132029694 gene encoding pirin-like protein, which yields MPPRSVVKKFLARPQHEGLGAVVRRSIGRFELRYFDPFLVLDEFSVSAPAGFPDHPHRGFETVTYMLQGAVTHEDFEGHKGRIEAGDLQWMTAGRGIVHSEMPAAEGTQKGLQLWINLSSKHKMIQPRYQEISSEDIAEAAKDGIKVRIIAGESLGAKSTIYTRTPTMYLDFTLKPGSHLHQPIPKSYNAFVYVLEGEGIFGPHESSSTSAHNLLLLGGSGDGLEAWNKSTKPLRFILVGGEPLGEPVAQLGPFVMNTQQEIDQTVEDFDNYTNGFEKAKHWRSQARILLDY from the exons ATGCCACCGCGTTCTGTTGTCAAGAAATTTCTCGCAAGGCCTCAGCATGAAGGACTTGGTGCTGTGGTTAGAAGAAGCATTGGAAG GTTTGAGTTGAGATACTTTGAcccttttcttgttttggatgagTTCTCAGTTTCTGCTCCTGCTGGGTTTCCTGATCATCCACATAGAG GCTTTGAAACGGTCACCTACATGTTGCAg GGAGCTGTGACACATGAAGATTTTGAAGGTCACAAAGGAAGGATTGAAGCTGGTGATTTACAGTGGATGACAGCTGGAAGAGGAATAGTTCATTCTGAAATGCCTGCAGCTGAGGGAACTCAAAAGGGTTTACAGTTGTGGATTAATCTCTCCTCCAAACATAAAAT GATACAACCAAGGTACCAAGAGATATCAAGCGAAGACATTGCAGAAGCAGCAAAAGATGGGATCAAGGTGAGAATAATAGCAGGGGAATCATTAGGAGCAAAATCAACCATATATACAAGGACTCCAACAATGTATTTGGACTTCACTCTAAAGCCAGGATCCCATCTTCATCAACCAATTCCAAAATCATACAATGCATTTGTGTATGTCTTGGAAGGAGAGGGAATTTTTGGGCCGCATGAATCCTCATCAACATCAGCACATAATCTCCTTTTATTGGGTGGTTCTGGTGATGGACTTGAGGCATGGAATAAATCAACAAAGCCCTTAAGGTTCATATTGGTGGGTGGTGAACCATTGGGTGAACCAGTAGCACAACTGGGGCCTTTTGTCATGAATACTCAACAAGAGATTGACCAAACTGTAGAAGATTTTGATAATTATACTAATGGTTTTGAAAAAGCCAAGCACTGGAGGTCTCAAGCCAGAATTCTCCTTGACTATtag